One Halovivax ruber XH-70 genomic region harbors:
- a CDS encoding DUF7503 family protein — protein sequence MSATDSVKEAVEAHPRLVGFLFAAMVLMSQAGSVAATASEVGVGP from the coding sequence ATGTCCGCAACCGATTCGGTCAAAGAAGCCGTCGAAGCGCACCCACGACTAGTCGGATTCCTGTTCGCCGCGATGGTCCTGATGAGCCAGGCGGGCTCAGTAGCAGCCACGGCTTCGGAAGTAGGTGTCGGCCCCTGA
- a CDS encoding M48 family metallopeptidase — protein MIDLVPIGEYPFAHAVFLILVVGSSAFFSYLALMNVRHGRATLEREREWVQSMFDVDDPTQVSAYHRAKTTIGQFQSWFTLAVVLVTLYTGVAGDVVAWFQGLDYGPVLTGSAFFVAMLIGAQVLSLPGDLYDTFVVEERFGFNNQTPGLFVRDLLIQLLISAVLVGALSAAVLATVETLPTLWPVAALAIFAGFSLAMLVVYPRVIAPLFNDFEPVEAGELRDGVERVFDRAGFTCDDVYVMDASRRSGHSNAYFVGFGRTKRVVLYDTLVEQMKLRQLESVLAHELAHWKRAHIWKQFVASLAHIGVALAVLWVLLDATWLYAMFDLPQTPYVGLALGALLVSPLLDLTSPLVNRLSLAHEREADAFATDVMGDGEPLVGALASLTGENLSNPFPHPLYATFHYDHPPIPERIRYIRGLTDDGNGAGTGDVPTASGAGK, from the coding sequence ATGATCGATCTCGTGCCGATCGGCGAGTATCCATTCGCCCACGCAGTGTTTCTGATACTGGTCGTCGGATCCTCCGCATTCTTTAGTTATCTCGCCCTGATGAACGTCCGACACGGCCGGGCGACACTCGAGCGGGAACGCGAGTGGGTCCAGTCGATGTTCGACGTCGACGACCCAACTCAGGTCAGCGCCTACCACCGAGCGAAGACGACGATCGGCCAGTTTCAGTCCTGGTTCACACTCGCCGTCGTGCTCGTCACGCTCTACACCGGCGTCGCCGGGGACGTCGTCGCGTGGTTTCAGGGTCTCGACTACGGACCAGTCCTCACTGGAAGTGCGTTCTTCGTCGCAATGCTGATCGGGGCGCAGGTACTCTCGCTCCCGGGTGACCTCTACGACACGTTCGTCGTCGAGGAACGCTTCGGGTTCAACAACCAGACACCGGGCCTCTTCGTTCGGGATCTCCTGATCCAGTTGCTCATCAGTGCGGTGCTCGTCGGGGCACTGTCCGCCGCCGTCCTCGCCACGGTCGAAACACTCCCGACCCTGTGGCCAGTCGCCGCGCTCGCCATCTTCGCCGGGTTCTCCCTCGCGATGCTCGTCGTCTACCCACGGGTGATCGCCCCGCTGTTCAACGACTTCGAACCCGTCGAGGCGGGTGAGCTCCGTGACGGCGTCGAGCGCGTCTTCGACCGCGCCGGCTTCACCTGCGACGACGTCTACGTCATGGACGCGAGCCGACGCTCCGGCCACTCGAACGCGTACTTCGTCGGCTTCGGGCGGACGAAACGCGTCGTCCTCTACGACACGCTCGTCGAGCAGATGAAACTACGGCAGTTAGAGAGCGTCCTTGCCCACGAACTCGCCCACTGGAAGCGCGCACACATCTGGAAGCAGTTCGTCGCCAGTCTCGCCCACATCGGGGTCGCCCTGGCCGTCCTCTGGGTACTCCTGGACGCGACCTGGCTCTACGCCATGTTCGACCTGCCACAGACGCCGTACGTCGGGCTCGCCCTCGGAGCGCTCTTGGTCTCGCCCCTGCTCGATCTGACGAGCCCGCTCGTCAATCGCCTCTCGCTCGCCCACGAACGGGAAGCCGACGCGTTCGCCACCGACGTCATGGGTGACGGCGAGCCGCTCGTCGGTGCGCTCGCGAGTCTGACCGGTGAGAACCTCTCCAATCCGTTCCCACACCCCCTGTACGCCACGTTCCACTACGATCACCCGCCGATCCCCGAGCGAATCCGCTACATCCGCGGACTCACGGACGATGGCAATGGGGCTGGAACGGGTGACGTCCCGACAGCCAGCGGTGCCGGCAAGTGA
- a CDS encoding HAD-IIB family hydrolase, translated as MTPPLILDIDGTLTRPQGRGLDPHVFDPLREWDAPVVLATGKATPFPVALCHFIGLPERVIAENGGVTVTEDKLTISGSRDGAEAVARGYEDAGYDLGWDGLDTINRWRETELAVAPEQPLDPLEAIATEHDLQVVDTGYAYHVTDTERSKGRALEGIAADLEIELDECVAIGDSENDVSTFERVGRSFAVANADDAARAAADEVLDGAHADGTLAVLARVG; from the coding sequence GTGACGCCGCCACTGATCCTGGACATCGACGGAACGCTGACGCGGCCACAGGGGCGGGGACTTGACCCCCATGTGTTCGATCCGCTGCGGGAGTGGGACGCGCCGGTCGTACTCGCCACTGGAAAGGCGACGCCGTTTCCCGTCGCACTCTGTCACTTCATCGGCCTCCCCGAACGAGTGATCGCCGAAAACGGCGGTGTGACGGTCACGGAAGACAAGCTCACCATCTCGGGTAGCCGAGATGGAGCCGAGGCGGTCGCTCGGGGGTACGAAGACGCCGGATACGATCTCGGATGGGACGGGCTCGACACGATCAATCGGTGGCGCGAGACGGAACTCGCAGTCGCGCCCGAACAACCGCTCGATCCGCTCGAAGCCATCGCCACCGAACACGATCTGCAGGTCGTCGACACCGGCTACGCCTACCACGTGACCGACACCGAGCGGTCGAAGGGCCGAGCACTCGAAGGAATTGCAGCGGACCTCGAAATCGAACTCGACGAGTGTGTGGCCATCGGCGACTCGGAGAACGACGTCTCCACCTTCGAACGCGTCGGTCGAAGTTTCGCCGTCGCGAACGCAGACGACGCGGCACGCGCCGCGGCGGACGAAGTGCTCGACGGCGCACACGCCGACGGGACGCTCGCCGTGCTCGCGCGAGTTGGGTGA
- the cofC gene encoding 2-phospho-L-lactate guanylyltransferase, giving the protein MQVIVPFAADAPKTRLSSTFSAAERRQFAGAMVRDVVDAVAKTGHDPHVLATGPVSVDVPVTVDERSLDAAVNELLESHFDAAGDDEPIAVVMADLALATAPSLDRLFETNGDVVFAPGRGGGTNAFVTRHPDFRVDYHGTSYLDHRAIASSVGASVGVVDSFRLATDVDEPADLVEVLCHGDGRTREFLVEAGFELVTADEGRVTVTRTDRVG; this is encoded by the coding sequence GTCGACGTTCTCGGCGGCCGAGCGCCGGCAGTTTGCCGGGGCGATGGTACGAGACGTCGTTGATGCCGTCGCCAAGACAGGGCACGACCCCCACGTTCTCGCGACGGGGCCGGTGTCGGTCGACGTGCCGGTGACGGTCGACGAGCGGTCGCTCGATGCTGCTGTCAACGAGTTGCTCGAGAGTCACTTCGACGCGGCTGGGGACGACGAGCCGATCGCGGTCGTCATGGCCGATCTGGCACTGGCGACGGCCCCTTCCCTCGATCGGCTGTTCGAGACGAACGGCGACGTCGTCTTCGCGCCGGGACGCGGCGGTGGCACGAACGCGTTCGTCACTCGTCATCCCGACTTCCGGGTCGACTACCACGGGACGTCGTACCTCGATCATCGGGCGATCGCCTCGTCAGTCGGAGCGTCGGTCGGTGTCGTCGATTCGTTCCGGCTCGCGACGGACGTCGACGAACCGGCCGACCTCGTCGAGGTTCTCTGTCACGGCGACGGTCGAACTCGCGAGTTCCTGGTCGAGGCGGGGTTCGAACTCGTCACGGCCGACGAGGGACGGGTGACGGTCACGAGGACCGATCGAGTCGGGTGA
- a CDS encoding AbrB/MazE/SpoVT family DNA-binding domain-containing protein: MSTETGPEETKVSDRGMVTIPATLRQRLDIEPGDKLRWNTNESGALSVEVVHQREGVFDDFEPVDVGQTNAVEAEGEFGSE, translated from the coding sequence ATGTCGACCGAAACAGGGCCCGAGGAAACGAAAGTCAGTGACCGGGGGATGGTTACAATCCCAGCCACCCTCCGCCAGCGACTGGACATCGAACCCGGTGACAAACTTCGGTGGAACACGAATGAAAGCGGGGCCCTTTCGGTCGAAGTCGTTCACCAGCGAGAAGGAGTCTTCGACGACTTTGAGCCCGTAGACGTGGGGCAAACCAACGCAGTCGAAGCTGAAGGCGAATTCGGGTCCGAGTGA
- a CDS encoding mRNA interferase PemK, translated as MTSFYELARGDIVWGTDPLSEKGRPLLVLGTPQFPTHGVQLITALLTTKTYHEESLTLRDGDYEGDPLGTRSHVLPWSLATLNNAAEVEYRLTSLVDSRTEDVLSQLIGYLMP; from the coding sequence GTGACCTCGTTCTATGAACTAGCGCGCGGAGACATCGTCTGGGGGACCGATCCGCTCTCAGAGAAAGGGCGTCCGCTGCTCGTACTCGGGACACCACAGTTCCCCACCCACGGTGTCCAACTCATCACCGCGCTACTAACGACGAAGACCTACCACGAAGAATCACTGACACTCCGAGACGGTGACTACGAGGGCGACCCGCTTGGAACCCGAAGCCACGTCCTTCCGTGGTCACTTGCAACCCTCAACAACGCTGCGGAAGTAGAATACCGTCTCACTTCTCTTGTCGATTCGCGCACCGAAGACGTCCTCTCACAGTTGATCGGCTACCTTATGCCCTGA
- the cofG gene encoding 7,8-didemethyl-8-hydroxy-5-deazariboflavin synthase subunit CofG: MIPGAARYDVDVAIDEADVERLLAVMPEDVAAPTELTYARNVFVPLTTACRYTCTYCTYFDPPGAASLLSLAEVRDICRRGAEAGCTEALFTFGDDPDDRYTEVHGQLEEWGYGSIHDYLRAACEVALEEGLLPHSNPGDQTREQMERVADVNASMGVMLETTADVDAHAGPRRKEPGQRLATIRTAGELAVPFTTGILVGIGDGWRDRAESLLAIRELHERYGHIQEVIIQPVRNNERWNGGTPDLATMRRVTAMARVALPDEVSVQAPPNLAPVRELIDCGVDDLGGVSPVTDDHVNPEYAWPALEELRSIADDVGLPLTERLPVYEQFLSTSSRDGVTESESNWVSPRIRAAIRAETDPGERFRGVLESRP, encoded by the coding sequence ATGATTCCGGGAGCAGCCCGTTACGATGTCGACGTGGCGATCGACGAGGCCGACGTCGAGCGACTGCTCGCGGTGATGCCCGAGGACGTCGCGGCCCCGACGGAACTCACCTACGCCCGGAACGTGTTCGTCCCGCTGACGACGGCCTGCCGATACACGTGCACGTACTGCACCTACTTCGACCCGCCAGGCGCGGCGTCGCTCCTCTCGCTTGCCGAGGTGCGCGACATCTGCCGACGCGGCGCCGAGGCGGGCTGTACGGAGGCGTTGTTCACCTTCGGTGACGACCCGGACGACCGCTACACCGAGGTTCACGGCCAGCTTGAGGAGTGGGGATACGGCTCGATCCACGACTACCTCCGGGCTGCGTGCGAGGTCGCGCTGGAGGAAGGGCTCCTCCCACATTCGAACCCCGGCGACCAGACGCGCGAACAGATGGAACGCGTCGCGGACGTCAACGCGAGCATGGGCGTGATGCTCGAGACGACGGCGGACGTTGACGCTCACGCTGGACCGCGGCGAAAGGAACCCGGTCAGCGTTTGGCGACGATCCGGACGGCCGGCGAACTCGCCGTCCCCTTTACGACAGGGATTCTCGTCGGTATCGGTGACGGGTGGCGAGACCGTGCGGAGAGTTTGCTCGCCATTCGCGAGTTACACGAACGCTATGGTCACATCCAGGAGGTCATCATCCAGCCGGTTCGGAACAACGAGCGCTGGAACGGTGGGACGCCGGACCTCGCGACCATGCGCCGGGTGACGGCGATGGCTCGCGTCGCGCTCCCCGACGAGGTGTCCGTCCAGGCGCCGCCGAACCTGGCCCCCGTCAGGGAACTGATCGACTGCGGTGTCGACGATCTGGGTGGCGTCTCTCCGGTGACCGACGACCACGTCAATCCCGAATACGCCTGGCCGGCGCTGGAGGAACTGCGCTCGATCGCCGACGACGTCGGCTTGCCCCTCACCGAGCGATTGCCGGTCTACGAGCAGTTCCTGTCGACGTCTTCCCGGGACGGCGTTACCGAATCGGAATCGAACTGGGTTTCGCCGCGAATTCGGGCGGCGATTCGGGCGGAGACGGATCCCGGCGAACGCTTCCGGGGCGTGCTGGAGTCCCGTCCGTAG
- the twy1 gene encoding 4-demethylwyosine synthase TYW1, with translation MSNADAAGSGGEADTDTGDGGPKQVSSPDYHSENHTAAQTCGWTANALRGEGKCYKNIFYGIESHRCIQMTPVVRCNERCVFCWRDHQGHAYELDDVEWDDPEAVVDASLTLQRKLLSGFGGNDEVPREAFDEAMEPRHVAISLDGEPSLYPYLPELIDAFHERDITTFLVSNGTRPEVLAECDPTQLYVSVDAPERHTFDQVVRAMEDDAWETLIETLDVLAEKDETRTVLRTTLLQGENMHSPDWYAGLFQRADPDFVELKAYMHVGHSQGRLDRSTMPDHEDVVDFAEQIGEHMPDHPVLKEVPASRVALLARNEDTWVPKLQKDSAFWARDPIVGD, from the coding sequence ATGAGTAACGCCGACGCGGCCGGGTCCGGGGGCGAAGCGGACACCGATACGGGTGACGGCGGGCCGAAGCAGGTGTCTAGTCCTGACTACCACAGCGAGAACCACACGGCGGCCCAGACCTGCGGCTGGACGGCAAACGCCCTTCGCGGCGAGGGGAAGTGTTACAAAAACATTTTCTACGGTATCGAGTCACACCGCTGTATCCAGATGACGCCAGTCGTCCGGTGTAACGAGCGCTGTGTCTTCTGCTGGCGCGACCACCAGGGCCACGCCTACGAGCTCGACGACGTCGAGTGGGACGATCCCGAGGCCGTCGTCGACGCCTCACTCACCCTCCAGCGAAAACTCCTCTCGGGCTTCGGTGGCAACGACGAGGTCCCGCGCGAGGCGTTCGACGAGGCCATGGAGCCGCGCCACGTTGCCATCTCGCTGGACGGCGAACCCAGCCTCTACCCGTACTTGCCGGAACTGATCGACGCCTTCCACGAGCGAGACATCACGACGTTCCTCGTCTCGAACGGCACGCGCCCCGAGGTCCTCGCCGAGTGTGATCCGACACAACTCTACGTCAGCGTCGACGCACCGGAACGCCACACGTTCGACCAGGTCGTCCGCGCGATGGAGGACGACGCCTGGGAGACGCTCATAGAGACGCTCGACGTGCTGGCCGAGAAGGACGAGACCCGCACCGTCTTGCGGACGACGCTCCTCCAGGGTGAGAACATGCACAGTCCCGACTGGTACGCCGGCCTCTTCCAGCGCGCGGACCCCGACTTCGTCGAGCTCAAAGCCTACATGCACGTCGGCCACTCGCAGGGCCGACTCGACCGCTCGACGATGCCCGACCACGAGGACGTCGTCGACTTCGCGGAGCAAATTGGTGAGCACATGCCCGATCACCCGGTCTTGAAGGAGGTGCCAGCCTCCCGGGTGGCGCTACTGGCCCGTAACGAGGACACCTGGGTACCGAAACTGCAGAAGGACAGCGCGTTTTGGGCGCGCGATCCGATTGTCGGGGACTGA
- a CDS encoding type II toxin-antitoxin system VapC family toxin, whose product MAAALLDTNVLFASASTRDVYHDRARQIVRGIDHGELPNAIITNYVAAVILNLAREKLGSQAANGLLDRLIEGEHFEIIHAPKVDFTAAQALFRRYDELSFVDATIAAYMERDGREYLYSFDSDFDAVSGLTRLETATNPFR is encoded by the coding sequence ATGGCAGCCGCCCTACTAGACACGAACGTGCTCTTTGCCAGTGCCAGTACCCGCGATGTGTACCACGATCGGGCTCGACAGATCGTCCGCGGAATCGACCACGGGGAACTGCCGAATGCCATCATCACGAATTACGTCGCTGCGGTGATATTGAACCTTGCTCGCGAGAAACTTGGTTCACAAGCGGCTAATGGGCTGTTGGATCGGCTAATCGAGGGCGAACACTTCGAAATTATTCACGCTCCCAAGGTTGACTTCACCGCCGCACAGGCACTTTTTCGGCGATACGATGAACTCTCGTTCGTCGACGCAACCATTGCAGCGTATATGGAACGAGATGGGAGAGAGTACCTCTACTCCTTCGATAGCGACTTCGATGCGGTTTCGGGCCTGACGCGACTGGAGACGGCCACGAACCCGTTCAGGTGA
- a CDS encoding arylamine N-acetyltransferase family protein: MTIGRYVERLGVSEATLSANGTDALAELQRRHLLEVSFTNAFIDAGAGTSLDPATAVPRTVSGGGGLCYDCNGAFAWLLQELEYDVSLLSARPRYDDGSHGPEYDHLALLVDEHLVDVGFGDFARQPLPLDGRLRSDVSGTYRVIEVADHGGTSGGNHAQADDEPDGDGDAPSDECTHVAQRRSDDGWETLYRFDVTPRAGDEFADLVRFHATSSESPFAGARMATLATADGRLTLSGTSMTVTEAGEKRKESVSASRTDAVLADRFGLDL, translated from the coding sequence GTGACCATTGGCCGATACGTAGAACGCCTCGGCGTTTCGGAGGCGACGCTGTCTGCGAACGGAACCGACGCGCTGGCCGAACTCCAGCGCCGGCACCTCCTCGAAGTCTCGTTTACCAACGCCTTCATCGACGCCGGAGCCGGGACGTCGCTCGACCCCGCGACGGCCGTCCCGCGCACCGTCTCCGGCGGCGGTGGACTCTGTTACGACTGCAACGGCGCGTTTGCGTGGTTGCTTCAGGAACTAGAGTACGACGTCTCGCTTCTCTCGGCCAGGCCACGATACGACGACGGTTCGCACGGCCCCGAGTACGATCACCTCGCCCTTCTCGTCGACGAACACCTCGTCGACGTCGGATTCGGCGACTTCGCTCGACAGCCGCTCCCGCTCGACGGACGGCTCCGGAGCGACGTCTCTGGCACGTACCGCGTGATCGAGGTGGCTGACCATGGCGGGACGTCTGGTGGCAATCACGCCCAAGCGGACGACGAGCCCGACGGGGACGGCGACGCGCCGTCGGACGAGTGTACACACGTCGCCCAGCGGCGGTCGGACGATGGGTGGGAGACGCTGTACCGCTTCGACGTGACGCCACGAGCCGGCGACGAGTTCGCCGACCTGGTCCGGTTCCACGCCACGTCGTCGGAATCCCCGTTCGCGGGCGCGAGGATGGCGACCCTCGCGACGGCGGACGGCCGTCTCACGCTTTCCGGAACGTCGATGACCGTCACGGAGGCCGGCGAAAAGCGTAAGGAATCGGTCTCCGCGTCCCGAACCGACGCGGTACTGGCCGACCGGTTCGGCCTCGATCTGTGA
- a CDS encoding DUF368 domain-containing protein encodes MATRLRTFLTGFAMGMADAVPGVSGGTIALIAGVYDRMIAAITAIDPRVLHRVRTIHRAETRHKLRIELLAMDLPFLLTLGSGAILAVLLLANAMHFLTATYPVPTYGFFTGLIAASAIVLYGEVDVRTPRRFAVAGLGIGLAVAITALSGAGMPHTLPIVFVTGAIAICAMVLPGVSGSFLLLLLGQYEFMTGTLSDAIDALTGTGSGVSLAETLTVVAVFVTGAVVGLFSMAHLVERALTHYREATMTFLVSLMVGSLGIPLGEIGANLGESATAAPIAAALTLVVGAVLVLAVDRYAVATGESPSAI; translated from the coding sequence ATGGCGACACGACTGCGGACGTTTCTCACCGGGTTCGCGATGGGGATGGCAGACGCCGTCCCAGGCGTCTCGGGTGGGACGATCGCCCTGATCGCGGGCGTCTACGACCGGATGATCGCCGCCATTACGGCGATCGACCCACGGGTGCTCCACCGGGTGCGAACGATCCATCGCGCGGAGACGCGACACAAACTACGGATCGAACTGCTCGCGATGGATCTGCCCTTCCTCCTCACACTCGGGAGTGGCGCGATCCTGGCCGTCTTGCTCCTCGCGAACGCGATGCACTTTCTGACGGCGACCTATCCGGTCCCGACGTACGGCTTCTTCACGGGATTGATCGCCGCGAGTGCGATCGTCCTCTACGGAGAAGTCGACGTCCGAACGCCGAGGCGATTCGCCGTCGCGGGACTCGGGATCGGACTGGCGGTGGCAATTACGGCGCTCTCCGGGGCGGGCATGCCACACACGCTGCCGATCGTCTTCGTGACGGGCGCGATCGCCATCTGTGCGATGGTACTTCCGGGGGTCTCCGGATCCTTCCTCTTGCTCTTGCTGGGCCAGTACGAGTTCATGACCGGGACGTTGAGCGATGCGATCGACGCCCTCACCGGCACCGGAAGCGGCGTGAGTCTGGCGGAGACGCTGACGGTCGTCGCCGTGTTCGTGACTGGAGCGGTCGTCGGACTGTTCTCGATGGCACACCTCGTCGAGCGGGCGCTGACCCACTACCGCGAGGCGACGATGACGTTTCTGGTGAGTTTGATGGTCGGCTCGCTGGGAATTCCCCTCGGAGAGATCGGGGCGAACCTCGGTGAGTCAGCGACAGCGGCGCCCATCGCCGCAGCGCTGACACTCGTCGTCGGGGCGGTACTCGTCCTCGCCGTGGACCGGTACGCGGTCGCTACCGGCGAGTCGCCGTCCGCAATCTGA
- the katG gene encoding catalase/peroxidase HPI, translating to MPNADRDWWPDALNLDILDQNAQQTDPMGEEFDYAEAFESLDYEAVKADLMKLMTNSQEWWPADYGHYGPLFIRMAWHSAGTYRTSDGRGGASGGRQRLAPLNSWPDNANLDKARRLLWPVKQKYGQKLSWADLLVLAGNVALESMGFETYGFAGGREDEYAPDDAVDWGPEDEMEGASPERFDEDGTLQDPLGNTVMGLIYVNPEGPNGEPDPEASATNIRQTFSHMAMDDAETVALIAGGHTFGKVHGADEATPNVGPEPEAAPIEEQGLGWKSEHGSGMGADTITSGIEGPWNTTPTQWDMGYVDSLLDHKWWPEKGPGGAWQWTTQNGELDESAPGVEATSEKEDVMMLTTDIALKRDPDFREVLERFQEDPALFQETFAKAWYKLIHRDMGPAERFLGPEVPDEELIWQDPLPDADYDLIGEAEIDELKERVLASDLTRTQLVKTAWAAASTYRDSDKRGGANGARIRLEPQRSWEVNEPDELETVLSTLEAIQAEFNDSRSDDVRVSLADLLVLGGNAAVEQAASDAGYDVEVPFEPGRTDATEAQTDVESFEALKPTADGFRNYLSDEARNSAEAELVDKADLLDLTPDEMTALVGGMRALGATYSDHGVFTDEPGTLTNDFFETVCSMDYEWEPVSEDREVFELRDRETGEVAWTGTRVDLVFGSNSRLRAIAEVYGAEDGEEKLVSDFVDAWHSVMAADRFDLE from the coding sequence ATGCCAAACGCAGACCGAGACTGGTGGCCAGATGCGCTCAATCTGGACATCCTCGATCAGAACGCACAGCAGACGGACCCGATGGGCGAGGAGTTCGACTACGCGGAGGCGTTCGAGTCGCTCGATTACGAGGCCGTCAAGGCGGATCTTATGAAACTGATGACAAACTCGCAGGAGTGGTGGCCCGCCGATTACGGCCACTACGGGCCGCTGTTCATCCGGATGGCCTGGCACAGTGCTGGCACCTACCGGACGAGCGACGGTCGGGGCGGTGCCTCCGGCGGTCGCCAGCGCCTGGCTCCGCTCAACAGCTGGCCGGACAACGCGAACCTCGACAAGGCCCGTCGCCTGCTCTGGCCCGTCAAGCAGAAGTACGGACAGAAGCTCTCGTGGGCGGATCTGCTCGTGCTGGCGGGCAACGTTGCACTCGAGTCGATGGGCTTCGAGACCTACGGCTTCGCCGGCGGTCGTGAGGACGAGTACGCCCCCGACGACGCCGTCGACTGGGGCCCGGAAGACGAGATGGAGGGTGCGTCCCCCGAGCGCTTCGACGAAGACGGTACCCTCCAGGACCCGCTCGGGAACACGGTTATGGGCCTCATCTACGTGAACCCCGAAGGGCCGAACGGCGAACCTGATCCCGAAGCGTCCGCGACAAACATCCGCCAGACGTTCAGCCACATGGCGATGGACGACGCAGAGACGGTCGCGCTCATCGCCGGCGGACACACGTTCGGAAAGGTCCACGGCGCCGACGAGGCGACCCCCAACGTCGGTCCGGAGCCCGAGGCGGCACCGATCGAGGAGCAGGGACTCGGCTGGAAGAGCGAGCACGGCTCTGGGATGGGCGCGGACACGATCACGAGCGGTATCGAGGGACCCTGGAACACCACGCCGACCCAGTGGGACATGGGCTACGTGGACTCGCTGCTCGACCACAAGTGGTGGCCCGAGAAGGGTCCCGGCGGCGCCTGGCAGTGGACCACGCAGAACGGCGAACTCGACGAGTCTGCCCCCGGCGTCGAAGCGACGTCGGAAAAGGAGGACGTGATGATGCTCACGACGGACATCGCGCTGAAGCGCGATCCCGACTTCCGCGAGGTCCTAGAGCGCTTCCAAGAGGATCCCGCGCTGTTCCAGGAGACCTTCGCGAAGGCGTGGTACAAGCTGATCCACCGCGACATGGGTCCCGCCGAGCGCTTCCTCGGTCCCGAGGTCCCCGACGAGGAACTCATCTGGCAGGACCCACTCCCCGACGCCGACTACGACCTGATCGGCGAGGCCGAGATCGACGAACTCAAAGAGCGCGTCCTCGCCTCCGATCTCACCCGAACGCAACTCGTCAAGACCGCCTGGGCGGCGGCCTCGACCTACCGCGACAGCGACAAGCGCGGCGGCGCGAACGGTGCACGCATCCGCCTCGAACCGCAGCGTAGCTGGGAGGTCAACGAGCCCGACGAACTCGAGACGGTCCTCTCTACGCTCGAGGCAATCCAGGCCGAGTTCAACGACTCGCGATCGGACGACGTGCGCGTCTCGCTGGCCGACCTGCTCGTCCTCGGCGGGAACGCCGCCGTCGAGCAGGCCGCGAGCGACGCCGGCTACGACGTCGAGGTGCCGTTCGAACCCGGTCGCACCGACGCGACGGAAGCCCAGACCGACGTCGAGTCCTTCGAGGCGCTGAAACCGACGGCGGACGGCTTCCGAAACTACCTGAGCGACGAGGCACGGAACTCGGCCGAAGCGGAACTGGTCGACAAGGCGGACCTGCTCGACCTGACGCCCGACGAGATGACCGCGCTGGTCGGCGGGATGCGTGCCCTCGGCGCCACGTACTCCGATCACGGCGTCTTCACCGACGAGCCAGGGACGCTGACCAACGACTTCTTCGAGACCGTCTGCTCGATGGACTACGAGTGGGAGCCGGTCTCCGAGGACCGCGAGGTCTTCGAACTGCGCGACCGCGAGACCGGCGAGGTCGCGTGGACGGGCACACGCGTCGACCTGGTCTTCGGTTCGAACTCCCGCCTGCGCGCCATCGCGGAGGTCTACGGTGCGGAAGACGGCGAGGAAAAACTCGTCTCCGACTTCGTCGACGCGTGGCACAGCGTGATGGCGGCCGACCGGTTCGACCTCGAGTGA